A stretch of Deltaproteobacteria bacterium DNA encodes these proteins:
- a CDS encoding NADP-dependent malic enzyme: protein MADPKRVEELLSKARKPSAEALRLHPFYRGKLAVTPKCPIRTLDDFAVWYTPGVAAPCREIAEHPDRVFAHTNKGNFVAIVSDGTRVLGLGDIGPHAALPVMEGKAVLFKYLGGVDAFPICLGTKDPEEIIQACKWLAPTFGGINLEDIAKPKCFSILDRLRAELDIPVWHDDQQGTAAVILAGLRNALTAVNKAKEEARIVLIGVGAANVAVARILAAAGFSSGNLMLVDTKGILHRDREDLRTPDNAVKWSLCERSNHEQRHGGIADALKGADVCVALSRSGPGVIKPEWVASMARDAIIFACANPVPEIWPWEAQEAGARIVATGRSDFPNQVNNSLGFPAIFRGVLDVRAKTITDEMCIAAADELARCAEEKGLSEDYILPRMDEWDIYPREAAAVGMKAIEQGVAQVRMSREELFTQASRTIQKAQEETKALMEAGLIPTAG from the coding sequence ATGGCAGATCCCAAGCGCGTTGAAGAACTGCTGAGCAAAGCGCGGAAGCCGAGCGCCGAGGCGCTGCGTCTGCATCCGTTCTATCGAGGCAAGTTGGCCGTTACGCCGAAATGTCCGATCCGCACCCTTGACGACTTCGCGGTTTGGTACACTCCAGGAGTAGCTGCGCCCTGTCGTGAGATCGCCGAGCATCCTGACCGTGTTTTTGCACATACCAATAAAGGCAACTTTGTCGCCATCGTTTCTGACGGGACCCGCGTGCTCGGCCTAGGAGATATTGGCCCGCACGCGGCCCTCCCAGTCATGGAAGGCAAAGCCGTGCTCTTCAAATATCTGGGCGGTGTCGATGCGTTCCCCATTTGTCTGGGAACCAAGGACCCAGAAGAGATTATCCAGGCGTGTAAATGGTTGGCACCGACCTTTGGCGGCATCAATCTGGAAGATATCGCCAAGCCCAAATGCTTCTCTATTCTCGACAGACTACGAGCAGAGCTCGATATTCCCGTCTGGCATGACGATCAGCAGGGGACGGCGGCGGTGATCTTGGCCGGACTGCGCAATGCACTCACGGCCGTTAACAAGGCCAAAGAAGAGGCCCGCATTGTCTTAATCGGCGTCGGTGCCGCCAACGTCGCCGTGGCGCGTATTTTGGCGGCTGCCGGCTTTTCTTCAGGCAATCTCATGCTGGTAGATACCAAAGGGATCTTGCATCGGGACAGGGAAGACCTGCGCACCCCTGACAACGCCGTCAAATGGAGCCTCTGTGAACGGTCGAACCACGAGCAGAGACACGGGGGAATCGCCGATGCGCTCAAGGGAGCGGACGTATGCGTCGCGCTGTCGCGGTCCGGCCCCGGCGTCATCAAACCCGAGTGGGTGGCCTCCATGGCACGAGACGCGATCATCTTTGCCTGCGCCAATCCTGTGCCAGAGATCTGGCCGTGGGAGGCGCAAGAAGCCGGGGCAAGAATCGTGGCAACCGGGAGAAGCGATTTCCCCAATCAAGTCAACAATTCGCTCGGCTTCCCCGCAATTTTTCGCGGTGTGCTCGATGTCCGCGCTAAAACGATCACCGATGAGATGTGTATCGCTGCGGCTGACGAACTCGCACGGTGCGCCGAAGAGAAGGGGCTGTCGGAAGATTACATTCTCCCCCGCATGGACGAATGGGATATTTATCCGCGTGAGGCCGCAGCCGTAGGGATGAAAGCGATCGAGCAGGGTGTGGCGCAGGTGCGGATGTCACGAGAAGAATTGTTCACTCAGGCGTCACGGACAATTCAGAAAGCGCAGGAGGAAACAAAGGCGCTGATGGAAGCGGGGCTGATTCCAACGGCAGGGTGA
- a CDS encoding Hsp20/alpha crystallin family protein, whose translation MKALTPWRPRRELERMEHRMRDLFDQFWDESLFSSWDRPFRKVDSWEPAIESHVENGNLVVKADLPGIDPKDISLSVTGNQLTIEGERKEEEKKEEKNYLYHELSYGKFSRTMELPAGVEADKVKAHYKDGMLKITMPAPTELAAKKIQIEASK comes from the coding sequence ATGAAAGCACTGACACCCTGGCGGCCACGCCGCGAGTTGGAACGTATGGAGCACCGGATGCGAGACCTGTTCGATCAGTTTTGGGACGAGAGCCTCTTCAGCTCTTGGGATCGTCCGTTTCGCAAGGTGGACAGCTGGGAGCCGGCGATTGAGAGTCACGTCGAGAACGGTAATCTCGTGGTGAAAGCGGATCTCCCCGGGATCGACCCGAAAGACATCTCTCTGTCCGTCACCGGCAATCAGCTCACGATCGAAGGCGAGCGCAAAGAAGAAGAAAAGAAGGAAGAGAAGAACTATCTCTATCATGAACTGTCGTACGGGAAGTTTTCTCGCACGATGGAGCTGCCTGCCGGCGTGGAGGCAGACAAGGTCAAGGCCCACTATAAAGATGGCATGCTGAAGATCACCATGCCCGCGCCCACAGAGCTGGCGGCGAAGAAGATCCAGATCGAGGCGTCGAAGTAA